From Gossypium raimondii isolate GPD5lz unplaced genomic scaffold, ASM2569854v1 Contig00306, whole genome shotgun sequence, the proteins below share one genomic window:
- the LOC128038751 gene encoding 30S ribosomal protein S4, chloroplastic, translating into MSRYRGPRFKKIRRLGALPGLTSKRPRAGSDLRNQSRPGKKSQYRIRLEEKQKLRFHYGLTERQLLKYVRIARKAKGSTGQVLLQLLEMRLDNILFRLGMASTIPQARQLVNHRHILVNGRTVDIPSYRCKPRDIISARDEQKSRTLIQNYLDSSTNEELPKHLTFHTLQYKGLVNQIIDRKWVGLKINELLVVEYYSRQT; encoded by the coding sequence ATGTCACGTTACCGAGGGCCTCGTTTCAAAAAAATACGCCGTCTGGGGGCTTTACCGGGACTAACTAGTAAAAGGCCTAGAGCCGGAAGCGATCTTAGAAACCAATCGCGCCCCGGTAAAAAATCTCAATACCGTATTCGtttagaagaaaaacaaaaattgcgTTTTCATTATGGCCTTACAGAACGACAATTACTTAAATACGTTCGTATTGCCAGAAAAGCCAAAGGGTCAACAGGTCAGGTTTTACTACAATTACTTGAAATGCGGTTGGATAACATCCTTTTTCGATTGGGTATGGCTTCGACTATTCCTCAAGCCCGTCAATTAGTTAACCATAGACATATTTTAGTTAATGGGCGTACAGTAGATATACCAAGTTATCGCTGCAAACCCCGAGATATTATTTCAGCGAGGGATGAACAAAAATCTAGAACTCTGATTCAAAATTATCTTGATTCATCCACCAATGAGGAATTACCAAAACATTTGACCTTTCACACATTACAATATAAAGGATTAGTCAATCAAATAATAGATAGGAAATGGGTTGgtttgaaaataaatgaattgcTTGTCGTAGAATATTATTCTCGTCAGACTTAA
- the LOC128038744 gene encoding NAD(P)H-quinone oxidoreductase subunit K, chloroplastic-like — MNSIEFPLLDRTTQNSVISTTLNDLSNWSRLSSLWPLLYGTSCCFIEFASLIGSRFDFDRYGLVPRSSPRQADLILTAGTVTMKMAPSLVRLYEQMPEPKYVIAMGACTITGGMFSTDSYSTVRGVDKLIPVDVYLPGCPPKPEAVIDAITKLRKKISREIYEDRIRSQQGDRSPGGLLASVYHLTRIEYGVDQPEEVCIKVFAPRSNPRIPSVFWVWKSSDFQERESYDMLGISYENHPRLKRILMPESWIGWPLRKDYIAPNFYEIQDAH; from the exons ATGAATTCCATCGAATTTCCCTTACTTGATCGAACAACCCAAAATTCAGTTATTTCAACTACATTAAATGATCTTTCAAATTGGTCAAGACTCTCCAGTTTATGGCCGCTTCTTTATGGTACCAGTTGTTGCTTTATTGAATTTGCTTCATTAATAGGCTCACGCTTCGACTTTGATCGTTATGGGCTGGTACCAAGATCGAGTCCTAGACAGGCAGACCTAATTTTAACAGCTGGAACAGTAACAATGAAAATGGCGCCCTCTTTAGTGAGATTATATGAACAAATGCCCGAACCTAAATATGTTATTGCTATGGGCGCGTGTACAATTACAGGAGGGATGTTCAGTACTGATTCTTATAGTACTGTTCGGGGGGTCGATAAGCTAATTCCCGTGGATGTCTATTTGCCGGGCTGTCCCCCTAAACCCGAGGCAGTTATAGATGCTATAACAAAACTTCGTAAGAAAATATCTCGCGAAATCTATGAAGATCGAATTAGATCTCAACAGGGGGATCGGT CACCAGGCGGACTGTTAGCCAGTGTGTATCATCTTACGAGAATAGAGTATGGTGTAGATCAACCGGAAGAGGTATGTATAAAAGTATTTGCTCCAAGGAGTAACCCTAGAATTCCGTCTGTTTTCTGGGTTTGGAAAAGTTCGGATTTTCAAGAACGAGAATCTTATGACATGTTGGGAATCTCTTATGAAAATCATCCACGGCTGAAACGTATCTTAATGCCCGAAAGTTGGATAGGGTGGCCTTTACGTAAGGATTACATTGCCcccaatttttatgaaatacaagACGCTCATTGA
- the LOC128038754 gene encoding LOW QUALITY PROTEIN: ribulose bisphosphate carboxylase large chain-like (The sequence of the model RefSeq protein was modified relative to this genomic sequence to represent the inferred CDS: inserted 1 base in 1 codon), whose amino-acid sequence MSPQTETKASVGFKAGVKEYKLTYYTPQYEVKDTDILAAFRVTPQPGVPPEEAGAAVAAESSTGTWTTVWTDGLTSLDRYKGRCYHIEPVPGEEDQYICYVAYPLDXFEEGSVTNMFTSIVGNVFGFKALRALRLEDLRIPTAYVKTFQGPPHGIQVERDKLNKYGRPLLGCTIKPKLGLSAKNYGRAVYECLRGGLDFTKDDENVNSQPFMRWRDRFLFCAEAIYKSQAETGEIKGHYLNATAGTCEEMIKRAVCARELGVPIVMHDYLTGGFTANTSLARYCRDNGLLLHIHRAMHAVIDRQKNHGMHFRVLAKALRMSGGDHIHAGTVVGKLEGERDITLGFVDLLRDDFIEKDRSRGIYFTQDWVSMPGVLPVASGGIHVWHMPALTEIFGDDSVLQFGGGTLGHPWGNAPGAVANRVALEACVQARNEGRDLAREGNEIIREASKWSPELAAACEVWKAIKFEFDAVDKLDKPA is encoded by the exons atgtCACCACAAACAGAGACTAAAGCAAGTGTTGGATTCAAAGCTGGTGTTAAAGAGTATAAATTGACTTATTATACTCCTCAATATGAAGTCAAAGATACTGATATCTTGGCAGCCTTCCGAGTAACTCCTCAACCCGGAGTTCCGCCTGAGGAAGCAGGGGCCGCGGTAGCTGCTGAATCTTCTACTGGTACATGGACAACCGTGTGGACCGATGGGCTTACCAGCCTTGATCGTTACAAAGGGCGATGCTACCACATTGAGCCCGTTCCTGGAGAAGAAgatcaatatatatgttatgtagCTTACCCTTTAG CTTTTGAAGAAGGTTCTGTTACTAACATGTTTACTTCCATTGTGGGTAATGTATTTGGGTTCAAAGCCCTGCGCGCTCTACGTCTAGAGGATCTGCGAATCCCTACTGCTTATGTTAAAACTTTCCAAGGCCCGCCTCATGGCATCCAGGTTGAAAGAGATAAATTGAACAAGTATGGTCGCCCCCTATTAGGATGTACTATTAAACCTAAATTGGGGTTATCCGCTAAGAACTACGGTAGAGCAGTTTATGAATGTCTACGTGGCGGGCTTGATTTTACCAAAGATGATGAGAATGTGAACTCCCAACCATTTATGCGCTGGAGAGACCGTTTCTTATTTTGTGCCGAAGCAATTTATAAATCACAGGCTGAAACAGGTGAAATCAAAGGGCATTACTTGAATGCTACTGCAGGTACATGTGAAGAAATGATCAAAAGGGCCGTGTGTGCTAGAGAATTGGGAGTTCCTATCGTAATGCACGACTACTTAACAGGTGGGTTCACTGCAAATACTAGCTTGGCTCGTTATTGCCGAGATAATGGTCTACTTCTTCACATCCATCGCGCAATGCACGCAGTTATTGATAGACAGAAGAATCATGGTATGCACTTTCGTGTACTAGCTAAAGCTTTACGTATGTCTGGTGGAGATCATATTCACGCTGGTACAGTAGTAGGTAAACTTGAAGGAGAAAGGGACATAACTTTGGGCTTTGTTGATTTACTACGtgatgattttattgaaaaagatcGAAGCCGTGGTATTTATTTCACTCAAGATTGGGTTTCTATGCCAGGTGTTCTGCCCGTAGCTTCGGGGGGTATTCACGTTTGGCATATGCCTGCTTTGACCGAGATCTTTGGAGATGATTCCGTACTACAATTCGGTGGAGGAACTTTAGGACACCCTTGGGGAAATGCACCGGGTGCCGTAGCTAATCGAGTAGCTTTAGAAGCATGTGTACAAGCTCGTAATGAGGGACGTGACCTTGCCCGCGAGGGTAATGAAATTATCCGCGAGGCTAGCAAATGGAGTCCTGAACTAGCTGCTGCTTGTGAAGTATGGAAGGCGATCAAATTTGAATTCGACGCAGTGGATAAATTAGATAAACCAGCTtga
- the LOC128038756 gene encoding LOW QUALITY PROTEIN: chloroplast envelope membrane protein-like (The sequence of the model RefSeq protein was modified relative to this genomic sequence to represent the inferred CDS: inserted 1 base in 1 codon), which produces MAKKKAFTPLLYLASIVFLPWWISLSFNKSLKSWITNWWDTRQSETFLNDIQEKSILEQFIEVEELFLLDEMIKEYPETHLQKLRIGIQKETIQLIKLHNEDHIHTILHFSTNLICFVILSGYSILGNEELLILNSWVQEFLYNLSDTIKXFSILLLTDLCIGFHSPHGWELMIGSIYKDFGFAHNDQIISGLVSTFPVILDTIFKYWIFRYLNRVSPSLVVIYHSMND; this is translated from the exons ATGGCAAAAAAGAAAGCATTCACTCCCCTTCTATATCTTGCATCTATAGTATTTTTGCCCTGGTGGATCTCTCTCTCATTTAATAAAAGTCTGAAATCTTGGATTACTAATTGGTGGGATACTAGGCAATCCGAAACTTTTTTGAATGATATTCAAGAAAAGAGTATTCTAGAACAATTCATAGAAGTAGAGGAACTCTTCCTGTTGGACGAAATGATAAAAGAATACCCGGAAACACATCTACAAAAGCTTCGTATAGGAATCCAAAAAGAAACGATCCAATTGATCAAGCTGCACAATGAGGATCATATCCATACGATTTTGCACTTCTCGACCAATCTAATCTGTTTCGTTATTCTAAGTGGTTATTCTATTTTGGGGAATGAAGAACTTCTTATTCTTAACTCTTGGGTTCAAGAATTCCTATATAATTTAAGCGACACAATAA gcttttctattcttttattaacAGATTTATGTATAGGATTTCATTCGCCCCACGGTTGGGAACTAATGATTGGCTCTATATACAAAGATTTTGGATTTGCTcataatgatcaaattatatcTGGTCTTGTTTCTACCTTTCCAGTCATTCTagatacaatttttaaatattggatCTTTCGTTATTTAAATCGTGTATCTCCGTCACTTGTagttatttatcattcaatgaaTGACTGA